A section of the Delphinus delphis chromosome 1, mDelDel1.2, whole genome shotgun sequence genome encodes:
- the LOC132425153 gene encoding cytochrome c-like, translated as MAGPELIPEGQRAAVRLSTGANIGKDAKKQALYTMRAGRLACERERLSRTRRKNDLKICDIEKGKKIFVQKCAQCHTVEKGGKHKTGPNLHGLFGRKTGQAVRFSYTDANKNKGITWGEETLMEYLENPKKYIPGTKMIFAGIKKKSEKADLIAYLKKATNE; from the exons ATGGCTGGTCCTGAGCTGATCCCTGAGGGCCAAAGAGCAGCAGTAAGACTCAGCACAGGAGCCAACATTGGTAAGGATGCCAAGAAGCAGGCCCTCTACACCATG AGAGCGGGACGTTTGGCTTGTGAGCGGGAACGGCTTAGTCGTACACGGAGAAAGAacgatttaaaaatatgtgatattGAGAAGGGCAAGAAGATTTTTGTTCAGAAGTGTGCCCAGTGCCATACTGTGGAAAAGGGAGGCAAGCACAAGACTGGGCCAAATCTCCATGGTCTGTTTGGGCGAAAGACAGGTCAGGCTGTCAGATTCTCTTACACAGATGCCAACAAGAACAAAGGCATCACCTGGGGAGAGGAGACACTGATGGAGTATTTGGAGAATCCCAAGAAGTACATCCCTGGAACAAAAATGATCTTCGCTGGCATTAAGAAGAAGTCAGAAAAGGCAGACTTGATAGCTTATCTCAAAAAAGCTACTAATGAGTAA